A single window of Salvia splendens isolate huo1 chromosome 6, SspV2, whole genome shotgun sequence DNA harbors:
- the LOC121808423 gene encoding monocopper oxidase-like protein SKU5, whose product MATFRLLYWIFFIGLLFKIGSCADPFANFELDFSYITASPLGVPQQVIAVNGKFPGPVLNVTTNYNVVVNVKNKLDENLLVTWSGIQMRRSSWQDGVLGTNCPIPPKWNWTYQFQVKDQIGSFFYFPSLNMQRASGGFGSLVIMNRNIIPIPFNTPDGDIVIMIGDWYTQNHTALRKALDSGKELGMPDGVLINGKGPYRYNTSLVPDGIVHETINVDPGKTYRIRVHNVGVSTSLNFRIQNHNLLLAETEGYYTTQQNYTSLDIHVGQSYSFLVTMDQNASSDYYIVASARFVNESLWQRVTGVAVLHYSNSKGKAAGPLPDSPNDFYDKSYSLNQALSIRQNVSASGARPNPQGSFRYGSINVTDVYILKSLPPVMINGKLRATYNGISFVNPDTPIRLADVYKVKGDYKLDFPSKPLNRPAIVDRSLINATYKGFIEIILQNNDTVVQTFHVDGYSFFVVGMGYGDWTENNRGSYNRWDAISRSTVQVFAGGWTAVYVSLDNVGAWNLRTDNLDRWYLGQETYMRIINPEDSSNKTELPVPDNALFCGALSHMQKPQKASSATALHIRLLYMMLVIVPTLIFLLH is encoded by the exons ATGGCGACATTCCGGTTACTGTATTGGATATTCTTCATTGGGTTGCTGTTCAAAATCGGTTCTTGCGCCGACCCCTTTGCTAACTTCGAATTGGATTTCTCTTACATCACTGCTTCTCCATTGGGTGTCCCTCAACAG GTAATAGCTGTCAATGGGAAATTCCCAGGCCCTGTTCTCAACGTTACAACAAATTACAATGTGGTGGTGAATGTTAAGAACAAGTTAGATGAGAATCTCCTGGTCACATG GTCCGGGATCCAGATGCGCCGTTCTTCGTGGCAGGACGGGGTTCTAGGCACAAATTGCCCCATCCCGCCGAAGTGGAACTGGACCTACCAGTTCCAGGTGAAGGATCAGATTGGTAGCTTCTTTTACTTCCCATCACTCAACATGCAGAGGGCGTCTGGTGGATTCGGCTCTTTGGTTATCATGAACCGCAATATCATTCCTATTCCTTTCAACACCCCTGATGGAGATATAGTTATTATGATTGGTGATTGGTACACACAAAACCATACG GCTCTAAGGAAAGCCCTTGACAGTGGAAAAGAATTAGGAATGCCTGATGGAGTTCTGATCAATGGAAAGGGACCATACAGATACAATACTTCTCTTGTTCCTGATGGAATAGTGCACGAGACTATTAATGTTGATCCTG GTAAAACGTATCGTATTAGGGTCCACAATGTTGGGGTGTCAACTAGCCTGAATTTTCGTATTCAGAACCATAATCTGCTTCTGGCAGAAACCGAGGGTTATTACACGACTCAGCAGAACTATACCAGTTTGGATATCCACGTTGGGCAGTCTTACTCTTTTCTCGTTACCATGGATCAGAATGCAAGCAGCGATTACTATATTGTTGCCAGTGCAAGATTTGTGAATGAGTCACTCTGGCAAAGAGTTACCGGTGTTGCTGTTTTGCATTATTCAAACTCGAAAGGGAAGGCCGCCGGTCCACTCCCAGACTCCCCGAATGACTTTTATGACAAATCATATTCACTCAACCAGGCTTTGTCTATCAG GCAAAACGTGAGTGCTAGTGGAGCTCGTCCTAACCCACAGGGTTCTTTTCGCTATGGTTCAATCAATGTTACCGATGTGTATATTCTCAAGAGTCTTCCACCAGTAATGATTAATGGGAAGCTACGAGCAACATACAATGGGATATCATTTGTCAACCCTGACACCCCTATACGCCTTGCTGACGTGTACAAGGTGAAAGGCGACTATAAGCTAGATTTTCCCAGCAAACCACTGAATAGGCCCGCAATTGTGGACAGATCTCTCATCAACGCTACCTACAAGGGATTCATAGAAATCATACTCCAGAATAACGACACAGTTGTACAGACATTTCACGTGGATGGATATTCATTCTTTGTCGTTGG GATGGGCTATGGTGATTGGACGGAAAACAACAGGGGCTCGTACAACAGATGGGATGCGATATCTCGTTCCACTGTCCAG GTTTTTGCTGGAGGATGGACTGCTGTCTATGTGTCGCTTGACAATGTCGGTGCATGGAACCTTAGGACTGACAACCTCGATAGGTGGTATCTTGGGCAAGAGACCTACATGAGAATCATCAACCCCGAAGATTCTAGCAACAAAACAGAATTGCCTGTCCCCGACAACGCTCTCTTCTGTGGTGCCCTCAGCCATATGCAAAA GCCTCAGAAAGCTTCCTCAGCAACGGCACTGCACATACGCTTGCTCTATATGATGCTCGTGATTGTTCCAACACTGATTTTCCTTTTGCACTAA